One part of the Sphingobacterium sp. LZ7M1 genome encodes these proteins:
- the rpe gene encoding ribulose-phosphate 3-epimerase gives MSTQQHLIAPSVLAADFANLQRDVEMVNASEADWFHIDIMDGVFVPNISFGFPVMSAIAKHAKKPLDVHLMIVDPDRYLKVCKDNGAEVITVHYEACTHLHRTLAAIKELGCKAGVALNPHTPVSLLKDVIQDIDLVCLMSVNPGFGGQKFIERTYSKIKELRALAAEQNTDVLIEIDGGVGTSNAGKLLAAGADVLVAGSFVFSSENPVQTIQELKAVDPSVQLV, from the coding sequence ATGTCCACACAACAACACTTAATAGCACCTTCGGTATTGGCTGCAGATTTTGCAAACTTACAGCGTGACGTAGAGATGGTCAATGCGAGCGAAGCTGATTGGTTTCATATTGACATCATGGATGGGGTATTTGTCCCTAACATCTCCTTTGGATTCCCGGTAATGAGTGCCATTGCAAAGCATGCAAAAAAGCCTTTGGATGTACATTTGATGATCGTGGATCCAGACCGTTACTTGAAGGTTTGCAAGGATAATGGGGCAGAGGTTATAACAGTTCATTATGAAGCTTGCACACATTTACATCGCACATTAGCAGCGATTAAGGAGTTGGGATGTAAAGCAGGGGTTGCATTGAATCCGCATACACCGGTTTCCTTGTTGAAGGATGTGATCCAGGATATTGACCTAGTTTGTCTGATGTCTGTAAATCCCGGTTTCGGAGGACAGAAATTCATTGAGCGAACGTACAGTAAAATTAAAGAATTACGCGCTTTAGCGGCAGAGCAGAATACGGATGTTTTGATCGAGATTGACGGTGGTGTTGGGACTTCAAATGCAGGCAAGTTATTGGCAGCTGGAGCTGACGTTTTGGTGGCCGGTAGCTTTGTGTTCTCTTCCGAAAATCCAGTTCAAACAATACAGGAATTGAAGGCTGTAGACCCTTCAGTTCAATTGGTTTAA
- a CDS encoding fimbrillin family protein, whose protein sequence is MKRRTIYFQPMKIIMFSMVLLIFGCSKVKDGPTAQGEKINFKVKINNGKEKKATVHPTSSADFTTTFKVGDEIGVFGAAQGTNLVASGNPIHNAKLTYNGTGWDGDIEWPNGAANYDFYAYYPYQPDPSVENPIDPLQIHFYPSSMNEGLNGFAKSDLMSGAVGSVVKGGDVELVLTHRLAMLQIEVSKGAGAGTGPDQSLEVSVTSNIGMAMLNLYNHSLLNINGNISYYLYRVEQPSSPDYLTKFTYRAYLPVHNLPNSKEIITLTSTVGTKKYLLPKVVQLMAGEAKIIKLDFLIE, encoded by the coding sequence ATGAAAAGAAGAACAATATACTTCCAACCTATGAAAATCATCATGTTTTCCATGGTTCTGCTAATTTTTGGTTGTAGCAAGGTAAAGGATGGACCAACAGCACAGGGAGAGAAGATCAATTTTAAGGTTAAAATCAATAACGGAAAGGAAAAGAAAGCCACGGTACACCCAACATCCAGTGCTGATTTCACAACTACCTTTAAAGTAGGTGATGAGATTGGGGTGTTTGGTGCTGCTCAAGGAACAAATTTGGTTGCTTCAGGCAATCCGATCCACAACGCGAAACTCACCTACAATGGTACGGGGTGGGATGGAGACATAGAGTGGCCAAATGGAGCCGCTAATTATGATTTTTATGCATATTACCCATATCAACCTGATCCATCAGTAGAAAATCCTATAGATCCATTGCAAATACATTTTTATCCAAGCTCCATGAATGAAGGATTGAATGGGTTTGCAAAATCAGACTTGATGTCAGGTGCAGTAGGGAGTGTGGTAAAAGGGGGGGATGTTGAATTAGTTCTTACCCATAGGTTGGCTATGCTGCAGATAGAAGTATCTAAGGGAGCGGGGGCAGGAACGGGACCAGATCAAAGTTTGGAGGTTTCAGTGACCTCTAATATAGGAATGGCAATGTTGAATTTATATAATCATAGTTTATTGAATATCAATGGAAATATTTCCTATTACCTATATAGGGTAGAGCAACCTTCGTCCCCAGATTATTTAACCAAATTTACCTATCGTGCTTATTTGCCAGTTCATAACCTGCCAAATTCAAAAGAAATAATAACATTAACGAGTACCGTCGGTACAAAAAAATATTTACTTCCAAAGGTTGTTCAACTCATGGCTGGGGAAGCAAAGATAATAAAACTCGATTTTTTGATTGAGTAA
- a CDS encoding DUF5763 domain-containing protein, translated as MCKLIVTLRYLICIFFVLSTFCLSAQTVYKTPSGSKYHTATCRYVKNVSNALSIADAQKMGLSACSQCNPVQTKPSGLVGTAQSGLGIKPGEAQGAVSRSVQCKGKTKKGTRCKHMTRNVNGYCHQHEPR; from the coding sequence TTGTGTAAACTAATTGTAACCCTGAGGTATCTTATCTGTATATTTTTTGTGCTGTCTACTTTCTGCCTATCTGCGCAGACAGTTTATAAAACTCCATCAGGCAGTAAATACCATACTGCAACGTGCCGTTATGTCAAGAATGTTTCAAATGCGTTGAGTATTGCTGATGCCCAAAAAATGGGTCTTAGTGCCTGTTCGCAATGTAATCCTGTGCAAACAAAACCAAGTGGTTTAGTGGGGACAGCTCAAAGTGGGTTAGGGATAAAACCAGGAGAAGCGCAAGGGGCAGTTTCTAGGTCTGTACAATGTAAAGGTAAGACCAAAAAAGGCACACGTTGTAAGCATATGACAAGAAATGTCAATGGATATTGCCATCAACATGAGCCGAGGTAG
- a CDS encoding HD family phosphohydrolase codes for MAKLKINYPKDKLQQNSSLWKYGMVVLTIVLICIFLPKQPRFRYEYQKGKPWNHENLTSPYNFAVLKTAEEMERDKQYILNTVQPIYNLNDVASKEQIDQFNTDLNEKWQSSQLDSAETGNLNDYREVGTALLNYIYERGVLSLNNRYQNKGNDSSRNDPTSLEYNFVLIHDNIAQQKNTVDCYTIESANQYIVGALEKNKLIEHKKWLSEVLKNYITINYVFNESQTNKVEQTALANISTTRGMVQKDELIAEQGKIINNDTYQKLESLRKVFEDESRISGEQNLVTFGHFILISLAMALLMVFLYFFRRDIFNNNRLLFIIFIVILVMLGVLSWAIKIKIPSLYYIPYCSVPIIFRLLFDTRIALNIHILMVLIAGLFVPNSFDFVFLQFTAGMVAIYSIRTLVKREQFLVSSVLILGTYILAYMGLVLTRNGSFSSIYWQDILPFTVSVGLTLLAYPLIYAFEKLFGIVSDLTLMELTNSNSRLLRELSLKAPGTFQHSLQVANLAEAAIYKIGGNPLLVRAGALYHDIGKMINPLYFIENQKTNDNPHEELTPEQSAQIIISHVLKGIEMARKNQMPEVVIDFIRTHHGTTKVDYFYNMAVKANPDKVIDESIFKYPGPVPFSKETAVLMMADSVEAASRALKEPTEESINNLVDKIIDHKLLQRQFQNADITMREITESAKIFKAMLKSIYHVRIDYDLSKKKDN; via the coding sequence GTGGCGAAATTAAAGATAAATTACCCTAAGGATAAATTACAGCAAAACTCCAGTTTGTGGAAATATGGAATGGTGGTCTTAACCATTGTCCTGATCTGTATATTCCTACCCAAACAACCCAGATTTAGGTACGAATACCAGAAAGGAAAACCTTGGAACCATGAAAACCTGACCTCCCCCTACAACTTCGCAGTCCTCAAAACTGCCGAAGAAATGGAGCGCGATAAACAGTACATCCTGAATACGGTCCAACCTATCTATAACCTGAACGATGTGGCCAGTAAGGAACAGATCGATCAGTTCAATACCGACCTCAACGAAAAATGGCAATCCAGCCAATTAGATTCCGCCGAGACAGGGAACCTCAATGACTATCGAGAAGTAGGAACCGCCCTCTTGAATTACATCTACGAAAGAGGTGTCCTTTCCCTCAATAATCGATATCAAAATAAAGGCAATGACTCCTCCAGAAATGACCCTACTTCGTTGGAGTATAACTTTGTCCTTATCCACGACAATATCGCCCAGCAGAAGAATACGGTAGATTGTTATACGATCGAATCTGCAAATCAATATATCGTTGGAGCACTTGAAAAGAACAAACTGATCGAACATAAGAAATGGCTGTCTGAAGTCCTGAAAAACTACATTACCATCAACTACGTCTTTAATGAGTCCCAGACCAACAAAGTTGAGCAAACGGCCTTGGCCAATATCTCAACCACCCGAGGGATGGTGCAAAAGGACGAACTGATTGCTGAACAGGGGAAAATAATCAATAACGACACTTATCAGAAATTAGAGTCCCTACGAAAGGTATTCGAGGACGAATCTAGGATCAGTGGCGAACAGAACCTTGTCACTTTTGGACACTTTATCCTGATTTCGCTAGCCATGGCCCTATTGATGGTATTCCTTTATTTCTTCAGAAGGGATATCTTCAACAATAACCGTCTGCTGTTCATTATCTTCATCGTCATTTTGGTGATGTTAGGGGTATTGAGTTGGGCTATCAAGATCAAGATCCCAAGTCTTTATTACATTCCATATTGTAGTGTACCGATCATCTTCAGATTATTGTTCGATACACGGATAGCTCTCAACATCCATATCCTGATGGTACTGATTGCCGGACTGTTCGTACCTAACAGTTTTGATTTTGTTTTCTTGCAGTTCACGGCCGGTATGGTTGCGATTTACAGCATCCGTACACTGGTTAAGAGAGAGCAATTCCTGGTATCCAGTGTGCTGATCTTAGGAACCTACATCCTAGCTTATATGGGATTGGTTCTGACCCGTAACGGATCTTTTTCTTCGATTTACTGGCAGGACATCCTTCCATTTACAGTGAGTGTAGGATTGACCCTTCTCGCCTATCCTTTAATCTATGCTTTCGAGAAGTTATTTGGAATCGTTTCTGACTTAACCTTAATGGAATTGACCAATAGTAACTCTAGGTTACTGCGTGAGCTTTCCTTAAAGGCACCAGGTACCTTCCAGCATTCGCTACAGGTTGCTAACCTTGCTGAAGCCGCAATTTATAAGATTGGTGGAAACCCATTACTGGTCCGTGCAGGAGCTTTATACCATGACATTGGTAAAATGATCAATCCACTGTACTTTATCGAAAACCAGAAAACCAATGACAACCCCCACGAGGAGTTGACTCCTGAACAAAGTGCACAGATCATTATCTCGCACGTGTTGAAGGGCATTGAAATGGCTAGGAAGAACCAGATGCCTGAGGTGGTAATCGACTTTATCAGAACGCACCATGGAACGACTAAGGTTGATTACTTCTACAACATGGCGGTAAAGGCGAATCCAGACAAGGTCATTGACGAGTCAATCTTTAAATACCCTGGTCCAGTACCATTTTCAAAGGAGACCGCTGTCTTAATGATGGCAGACTCTGTTGAGGCTGCTTCAAGGGCATTAAAGGAGCCAACCGAAGAGTCAATCAATAATTTGGTGGACAAGATCATAGACCATAAATTATTGCAGAGACAGTTCCAGAATGCGGATATTACGATGCGTGAGATCACAGAATCGGCCAAGATCTTCAAGGCCATGCTGAAGAGCATTTACCATGTTCGCATTGATTACGATCTAAGTAAGAAGAAAGATAATTAA
- a CDS encoding dihydrofolate reductase family protein, translated as MRKITAAFNMTLDGNCDHTVPNPDADIHDHYSQLISSADALLYGRITFELMKFWQTLLSNPSDQQSHNDFAIAIDKVPKIVFSNSILSTGWDTAQLSEKPLPEKIKELKNGEGKDILICSRSLIIQLLNQNLIDEFQLCIHPIIAGPGLMLFDKIEKRIDMNLRETKSFKSGAVIHYYIPIRN; from the coding sequence ATGAGAAAAATAACAGCCGCCTTCAACATGACCCTCGATGGTAATTGCGATCATACCGTTCCAAATCCCGATGCTGATATCCATGATCATTACAGTCAGCTCATATCAAGTGCCGATGCTCTCCTTTACGGTAGAATTACCTTCGAACTGATGAAATTTTGGCAAACCCTCCTTAGCAACCCTTCCGACCAACAATCTCACAATGATTTTGCAATAGCCATAGACAAGGTTCCAAAAATCGTATTCTCCAACAGCATACTATCAACCGGCTGGGATACTGCGCAATTGTCCGAAAAACCATTGCCTGAAAAGATAAAAGAATTAAAAAACGGAGAAGGGAAAGACATCTTAATCTGCAGCAGGAGTTTAATCATTCAATTGCTGAATCAAAACCTTATCGACGAGTTTCAGCTATGCATTCACCCCATTATTGCAGGCCCAGGACTAATGTTATTTGATAAAATTGAAAAACGAATTGACATGAACCTTCGCGAAACAAAATCCTTCAAATCCGGTGCTGTAATCCATTATTACATCCCAATCCGGAACTAA
- a CDS encoding aconitate hydratase: protein MAFDIDMIKKVYSQYDERVKAARQVVNKPLTLAEKILYTHLWDGNASEAYERGKSYVDFAPDRVAMQDATAQMALLQFMQAGRPQAAVPSTVHCDHLIQARDGAAEDLNRAKNESSEVFNFLSSVSNKYGIGFWKPGAGIIHQVVLENYAFPGGMMIGTDSHTVNAGGLGMVAIGVGGADACDVMAGLPWELKFPKLIGVKLTGKLSGWAAPKDVILKVAGILTVKGGTGAIVEYFGEGAESLSCTGKGTICNMGAEIGATTSTFGYDASMERYLRATDRAEVADAANAIKEHLTADPEVYANPEQYFDQLIEINLSELEPSLNGPFTPDLYTPISRMREEAGKNGWPTKVEWGLIGSCTNSSYEDLSRAASIARQAVEKGLVTKAEFGINPGSEQVRFTADRDGLLKTFEDLNATIFTNACGPCIGMWDRAGSEKQEKNTIVHSFNRNFAKRADGNPNTFAFVTSPEMVAAIAISGDLGFNPLTDTLTNKNGEQVKLDPPTGDELPEKGFAVDDPGYQAPAADGSSVVVDVNPDSDRLQLLEPFAAWEGTDLKGLKLLIKAKGKCTTDHISMAGPWLKYRGHLDNISNNMLIGAVNFFNDKTDNVKNQLTGEYGPVPATQRDYKAHGIGSIVVGDENYGEGSSREHAAMEPRHLGVRAVLVKSFARIHETNLKKQGMLGLTFANKDDYDKINEDDTIDIIGLTEFAPNKPLTLVLHHADGTSEEILANHTYNEQQIGWFKAGGALNIIRSNQ from the coding sequence ATGGCTTTTGATATAGACATGATCAAAAAGGTTTATTCTCAATATGATGAGCGTGTAAAAGCTGCTCGCCAAGTTGTAAATAAACCATTGACTCTAGCTGAGAAAATTTTATATACGCATCTTTGGGATGGTAATGCCTCAGAGGCTTACGAGCGTGGCAAATCATACGTTGATTTCGCACCGGACCGTGTAGCGATGCAGGATGCAACTGCTCAGATGGCTTTATTGCAATTTATGCAAGCAGGCCGTCCGCAAGCAGCAGTTCCTTCAACTGTTCACTGTGACCACTTGATTCAAGCGCGTGATGGAGCAGCAGAGGATTTAAATCGTGCTAAAAATGAAAGCTCAGAAGTATTCAACTTCTTGAGTTCTGTATCGAACAAATACGGTATTGGTTTCTGGAAACCAGGTGCTGGTATTATCCACCAGGTAGTATTGGAGAACTATGCTTTCCCAGGTGGTATGATGATCGGTACTGACTCCCACACAGTAAATGCGGGTGGTTTAGGTATGGTTGCGATCGGTGTTGGTGGTGCAGATGCATGTGATGTGATGGCAGGATTACCATGGGAGCTGAAATTCCCTAAATTGATCGGTGTAAAATTAACAGGTAAACTTTCTGGTTGGGCGGCTCCAAAAGATGTAATCTTGAAAGTGGCTGGTATCTTAACTGTAAAAGGTGGTACTGGTGCTATCGTAGAATACTTTGGCGAAGGTGCTGAATCTCTATCTTGTACAGGTAAAGGTACAATCTGTAACATGGGTGCTGAAATCGGTGCAACGACATCAACCTTCGGTTATGATGCTTCTATGGAGCGTTACTTGCGTGCTACAGACCGTGCAGAAGTTGCTGATGCGGCGAATGCAATCAAAGAACATTTGACTGCTGACCCTGAAGTTTATGCAAACCCTGAGCAATACTTCGATCAATTGATCGAAATCAACTTATCGGAGTTGGAGCCTTCATTGAACGGACCTTTTACTCCAGATTTGTATACTCCAATTTCACGTATGCGTGAAGAAGCTGGTAAAAACGGCTGGCCTACTAAAGTAGAGTGGGGATTGATCGGTTCATGTACTAACTCTTCATACGAAGATTTATCACGTGCTGCTTCTATCGCTCGCCAAGCTGTTGAAAAAGGACTTGTAACCAAAGCTGAATTTGGTATCAACCCAGGATCAGAGCAAGTTCGTTTCACTGCTGACCGTGATGGATTATTGAAAACTTTCGAAGACCTTAATGCAACTATCTTTACCAATGCATGTGGACCATGTATCGGTATGTGGGATCGTGCTGGATCTGAGAAACAAGAGAAAAACACTATCGTTCACTCCTTCAACCGTAACTTTGCGAAACGTGCTGATGGTAACCCGAACACTTTTGCATTCGTAACATCTCCAGAAATGGTTGCTGCGATCGCTATCTCAGGTGATTTAGGTTTTAACCCGCTTACAGATACGTTGACCAATAAAAACGGTGAGCAAGTAAAATTAGATCCTCCTACAGGTGATGAATTACCAGAAAAAGGATTTGCTGTGGATGATCCAGGATACCAAGCTCCTGCAGCTGATGGATCAAGCGTTGTAGTGGATGTGAACCCTGATTCAGATCGTCTGCAATTATTAGAGCCATTTGCAGCATGGGAAGGTACTGACCTTAAAGGCTTGAAATTATTGATCAAAGCTAAAGGTAAATGTACTACTGACCACATCTCTATGGCTGGTCCTTGGTTGAAATACCGTGGTCACCTAGACAACATTTCTAACAACATGTTGATCGGTGCGGTTAACTTCTTCAACGATAAGACTGATAATGTGAAGAACCAATTGACTGGTGAATACGGTCCGGTTCCTGCAACACAACGTGATTACAAAGCGCACGGTATTGGTTCAATCGTCGTAGGTGATGAAAACTATGGTGAAGGTTCATCTCGTGAACACGCAGCTATGGAGCCTCGTCACTTAGGTGTTCGTGCAGTATTGGTAAAATCATTTGCCCGTATCCACGAAACTAACTTGAAAAAACAAGGTATGCTTGGTCTTACCTTCGCAAATAAAGATGATTACGATAAAATCAACGAAGACGATACTATCGATATCATCGGATTAACTGAATTTGCTCCAAACAAACCGCTTACATTGGTATTGCACCATGCTGACGGTACGTCTGAAGAGATCCTTGCAAACCACACGTACAACGAACAACAGATCGGTTGGTTCAAAGCTGGTGGTGCATTGAATATCATCCGTTCAAATCAGTAA
- a CDS encoding M14 family zinc carboxypeptidase, translating to MNTSLLKSMALAAVLLSTGTMEIKAQKIPYELDAKKNTTVTYQELQDYYSALLKGRKDVKMIDYGLTDVGKPLQLIVLSKDDDFDPNSIKAKGKAVMLINNGIHPGEPEGIDASMMFIRDLLQANKLPDNLVLCVIPVYNIAGMLNRGESRVNQNGPNEYGFRGSRQHYDLNRDFIKGDTRNSRLFQKIYSTWDPDVFFDTHTSNGADYQYVMTLIETHKDKLHKDLAPYMRSKFTDELYRRMEKEGFPMVPYVNSKGETPESGLVSFLESPRYSTGYAALHNSIGYMPETHMWKPYQQRVESTYALMKNLFEVSVKESKDLVALRKNIKQQVAAQTDFPVSWTLDTEKVDQIEFRGFESGKKTSEVSGQDRLYYDRSKPFSKQVPYFSNYKPSISIKKPKAYIVPQAYDRLIELMQTNGVKMHQLAADEVKEVEMYYITSYKTQGAPYEGHYPHHSVELSPKMMQVPFYKGDWIIETNQDINRYIVETLEPQAMDSFFNWNFFDAILSQKEYFSAYIFEDTAAELLKNDVELKESFEEAKKQDPKLAESGRAQLEWIYKRTHHYEHNYMLYPVGRIL from the coding sequence ATGAATACAAGTTTATTAAAAAGCATGGCCTTGGCCGCTGTGTTGTTATCTACTGGAACAATGGAAATAAAAGCTCAGAAAATACCTTATGAACTGGATGCCAAAAAGAATACGACGGTAACCTATCAAGAATTGCAGGATTATTATTCTGCCTTGCTCAAAGGCAGGAAGGATGTGAAAATGATTGATTATGGATTAACGGATGTTGGGAAGCCATTGCAATTGATCGTCCTATCTAAGGATGATGACTTTGATCCCAATAGCATTAAGGCAAAGGGAAAGGCAGTGATGTTGATCAACAATGGGATACATCCAGGGGAGCCAGAAGGGATTGATGCTTCCATGATGTTTATCAGGGATCTCCTTCAAGCAAATAAATTACCTGATAACTTGGTACTCTGCGTGATCCCTGTCTATAATATTGCGGGGATGCTAAACCGTGGAGAATCCAGGGTGAACCAAAATGGTCCAAATGAATACGGTTTTAGGGGCTCTAGGCAGCATTATGATCTCAACAGGGATTTTATTAAAGGTGATACCCGAAATTCTAGGCTCTTCCAAAAGATATATAGCACTTGGGATCCCGATGTTTTCTTTGATACCCATACCAGCAATGGAGCAGATTATCAATATGTAATGACCCTAATCGAAACCCATAAGGATAAACTGCATAAGGACTTGGCACCCTATATGAGATCAAAATTCACGGATGAGCTATACAGAAGAATGGAAAAGGAAGGTTTTCCGATGGTTCCTTATGTGAATTCTAAAGGCGAGACGCCAGAATCGGGACTCGTTTCCTTTCTTGAAAGCCCTAGGTATTCGACAGGATATGCCGCCCTGCACAACAGTATTGGCTACATGCCAGAAACGCATATGTGGAAGCCTTATCAGCAACGTGTAGAATCCACCTATGCCTTGATGAAGAATTTATTTGAAGTTTCCGTAAAGGAGTCCAAAGATCTGGTTGCCCTACGCAAAAACATAAAACAGCAAGTCGCTGCCCAAACCGATTTTCCAGTCAGCTGGACCTTGGATACTGAAAAAGTTGATCAAATTGAGTTCAGGGGTTTTGAGTCCGGGAAAAAGACCAGTGAAGTATCGGGGCAGGATAGGTTATATTATGACAGAAGCAAACCCTTCAGCAAGCAGGTTCCCTATTTCTCGAATTACAAGCCGTCCATCAGTATCAAAAAACCAAAAGCATATATCGTACCCCAAGCTTATGATAGGTTGATAGAACTGATGCAAACCAATGGTGTCAAGATGCATCAGTTGGCAGCAGACGAGGTAAAGGAAGTGGAGATGTATTATATCACTTCCTACAAAACACAGGGAGCTCCCTATGAAGGGCATTATCCCCATCATTCGGTGGAGCTGAGTCCGAAGATGATGCAGGTGCCATTTTATAAAGGCGATTGGATAATCGAAACCAATCAGGACATTAATCGTTATATAGTAGAAACATTGGAACCCCAGGCGATGGATTCTTTTTTCAACTGGAATTTCTTTGATGCCATCCTTTCGCAAAAAGAATACTTCTCGGCCTATATATTTGAGGACACGGCGGCCGAACTATTGAAGAATGATGTTGAATTAAAGGAAAGTTTTGAGGAAGCGAAAAAACAAGATCCGAAGCTGGCAGAAAGTGGAAGGGCACAATTGGAATGGATCTATAAACGTACGCATCATTATGAGCATAACTATATGCTGTATCCGGTAGGAAGGATACTGTAA
- a CDS encoding fimbrillin family protein, which produces MKTQLLTSMALVALMFSSCSKVDNLKEETSDQVRFTAGMKKATINNGITSSWQTGDQIGIFMLNTGTADVYGGMTNKLYVTSDGIAFAPQPGHEIYYPVSDSKVDFIAYYPYRPSITALGDNYEIDLSTQTDLAQNDLLWVKVNNGNNGYNKSTAGQVPLEFEHKLSKIAIVPNASTGMDDASLDWANMTVQVTGMNTAADFDLSTGTLSNPSAALAVAPFAKTAGALYEAIVLPATFAAAGDLQISFTVGTDVFVWKAAAGEQFEAGKQYTISLDIEKTGVNLSGITITDWATESRTGIAN; this is translated from the coding sequence ATGAAAACCCAATTATTAACCAGCATGGCTCTTGTGGCATTAATGTTCAGCTCGTGTAGTAAGGTCGATAACCTTAAGGAAGAAACCTCTGACCAAGTAAGATTTACTGCAGGAATGAAGAAAGCGACTATAAACAATGGAATAACCAGTTCCTGGCAGACGGGAGATCAGATAGGGATATTTATGCTAAATACAGGTACTGCAGATGTTTATGGTGGTATGACAAATAAGTTATATGTGACAAGTGACGGAATTGCTTTTGCTCCTCAACCAGGCCATGAAATCTACTACCCGGTATCTGATAGCAAGGTGGATTTTATTGCTTATTATCCGTACAGACCAAGTATAACAGCATTAGGAGATAATTATGAAATTGATCTTTCCACACAGACTGATCTTGCTCAAAATGATTTGCTTTGGGTAAAAGTGAACAATGGCAACAATGGTTACAATAAAAGTACAGCCGGACAGGTTCCTCTGGAATTTGAACATAAGCTGTCCAAGATAGCTATTGTTCCAAATGCTTCAACGGGTATGGACGATGCCAGTTTGGATTGGGCTAATATGACAGTACAGGTTACTGGTATGAACACAGCGGCCGATTTTGACCTGTCGACCGGTACACTAAGCAATCCAAGCGCAGCACTTGCGGTGGCGCCTTTTGCAAAGACAGCAGGAGCGCTATATGAAGCCATCGTGCTTCCAGCAACCTTTGCTGCAGCAGGTGATCTGCAAATCAGTTTCACGGTTGGTACAGATGTATTTGTATGGAAAGCGGCAGCTGGTGAGCAATTTGAGGCTGGAAAACAGTATACCATTAGCCTTGATATTGAAAAAACGGGTGTGAACCTGAGTGGTATAACCATCACAGATTGGGCAACAGAAAGTAGAACAGGTATAGCAAATTAA
- a CDS encoding fimbrillin family protein, translating to MKIQLITSIAHVGILISSCSKVDNLKEETSQVVNFNAGMKKATANNGITTTWSTNDQIGIFMVNNGTTDIYNAMSNRLYQTADGSNFNAATGQEIYFPVSGSKVDFIAYYPYRTGITNLGNFAIDLTSQTDLAPNDLLWTKVDNAGIGYDKASATMVPLEFEHKLAKLVILTSAGSGMDDSSQEWEEMEVSMSGMNTLADFSLATGVVSNQNTPATIEPFGKTLGSRYEAIVLPKTFAAAGDFSVSFSIGPDVFVWKANAGLEFEAGKEYTIDLDIAKIGMVLGNVTIRDWQPESLTGTAN from the coding sequence ATGAAAATCCAATTAATAACCTCTATCGCACATGTGGGGATCCTGATCAGTTCTTGTAGCAAGGTAGACAACCTGAAGGAAGAAACCTCGCAGGTGGTCAACTTCAACGCCGGAATGAAAAAGGCAACCGCCAACAATGGGATCACAACGACTTGGAGCACCAATGATCAAATAGGGATATTTATGGTCAACAATGGTACTACGGATATCTATAATGCCATGAGCAACCGATTATACCAAACTGCAGACGGGAGCAACTTCAACGCCGCAACAGGACAGGAGATTTATTTTCCAGTATCTGGAAGTAAAGTTGACTTTATTGCCTATTATCCTTATCGAACAGGGATAACCAATCTTGGTAATTTCGCTATAGACCTTACTTCCCAGACTGATCTTGCGCCTAATGATTTATTATGGACAAAAGTTGATAATGCAGGTATTGGTTATGATAAAGCTTCTGCAACGATGGTTCCACTTGAATTTGAACATAAACTGGCAAAGCTGGTCATCCTGACATCGGCAGGTAGCGGAATGGATGATAGCAGCCAGGAATGGGAAGAAATGGAGGTGTCGATGTCTGGCATGAATACTTTGGCTGACTTTAGTTTGGCCACTGGAGTGGTCAGCAATCAAAATACCCCTGCCACTATTGAGCCTTTTGGAAAAACCTTGGGTAGCCGTTATGAGGCGATCGTTCTTCCAAAAACATTTGCAGCTGCCGGAGACTTTTCGGTAAGTTTCAGTATTGGGCCTGATGTGTTTGTTTGGAAAGCCAATGCTGGTTTAGAATTTGAAGCTGGTAAGGAGTATACCATAGACCTTGATATTGCAAAAATTGGAATGGTACTCGGAAATGTGACGATTAGAGATTGGCAGCCTGAATCCTTGACAGGAACAGCCAACTAA